A window of the Tenebrio molitor chromosome 1, icTenMoli1.1, whole genome shotgun sequence genome harbors these coding sequences:
- the LOC138125571 gene encoding enoyl-CoA delta isomerase 1, mitochondrial-like has translation MALRNGIRGFSIFSSSFRNYSSTGPVINLQVNDKTGVATVTLNRPPVNSLNLELLTELSNTLTELEKNKCRGLMLTSSSNSVFSAGLDLLELYKPNLDRFKQWWSTLQQTWMKLYGTPYPTVAVINGHAPAGGCLLATSCEYRVMLNNFTIGLNETKIGMVAPDWFIASMKNTVGPRQAELALTTGNLFTTDEALKIGLIDEVAVNKEEAISKAEKFLHRYDNVSPLARALTKQTLRKDAIQDLVKKQKTELENITSFINNEKLQKGLEVYLESLKQKKKQ, from the exons ATGGCGCTTAGAAACGGTATACGtggttttagtattttttccaGTTCTTTTAGGAATTATTCCTCGACTGGTCCAGTGATTAATCTTCAAGTTAACGACAAAACTGGAGTCGCTACGGTCACGCTCAACCGGCCCCCCGTGAACAGCTTAAATCTGGAACTTCTGACTGAATTATCAAACACATTAACTGAATTGGAGAAGAACAAATGCAGAGGTTTAATGCTGACATCG AGTTCCAACAGCGTGTTCAGCGCCGGATTGGACCTGCTTGAGCTGTACAAGCCCAACCTAGATCGCTTCAAACAGTGGTGGTCAACTTTGCAACAAACATGGATGAAGCTGTATGGCACTCCCTATCCCACAGTCGCCGTTATTAAC GGTCACGCCCCTGCTGGGGGATGCTTGCTGGCTACCTCCTGTGAGTATCGTGTAATGTTGAATAATTTCACCATCGGTCTGAATGAAACCAAAATTGGTATGGTTGCACCAGATTGGTTTATTGCTTCCATGAAAAATACAGTGGGACCTCGCCAGGCTGAGTTGGCGCTAACTACTGGCAATCTTTTCACAACCGATGAAGCTTTAAAGATTGGATTAATTGATGAAGTGGCTGTCAACAAAGAAGAGGCGATCAGTAAAGCTGAGAAGTTTCTTCACAGATATGATAATGTTTCACCACTTGCCAGGGCTTTGACAAAGCAAACGCTGCGCAAAGATGCTATTCAG gaTCTGGTTAAGAAGCAAAAAACAGAATTGGAAAACATCACAAGTTTCatcaataatgaaaaattgcaaaaaggaTTAGAAGTTTATTTGGAatcattaaaacaaaaaaagaaacaataa
- the Su(z)12 gene encoding polycomb protein Suz12, producing MPPKKRDKDLDSTKNPRIDHIQADHELFLQAFEKPTQIYRYLRTRNMCSPIFLNRTLTYMRYRMSRSHKSRQNFKVDSLLDKISSKQDHSTIQPGFINITFLGFSDKNLDNSAQTAQVETVLLKISHKKRKDSSAPSMQISLGTAEIPVNPNEQQLPQTAPTISISTDSFNPSNGPLAKSYIFLFRVKILPEKSNSEEDEPALKKRKSNGNALDAVNEKIYGAELTVYDKYNRCYLADGDYDVVLQDFTSLTRSSPKKHSSWENGGDIIETCGNINLMMRGGAMLKFKLNWSPEACARVVDRPKLYPLSENKENIPLVNSSDNKEKLQIVYQFVYNNNSRQQTEACEDLHCPWCSINSDQLYTLLKHLKLCHSRFTFTYVPISVGARIDVAINELYDGSYTGSPHDLISQPSVCAFSRNGPIRRASVTHILVCHPKRAKPSLSEFLELDDCEYDGQRPFITGHNRLYHHTTTCLPIYPKEMDVDSEGENDPEWLRNKTMMMIDEFTDVNEGEKELMKMWNLHVMRYGFVGDCQIPLACQMFVQHKGKELLLKNLYKNFVLHMGSLFDFGLVSAVCLYTTIQKLQEMVAETGAIRNVLKESREAQIDNWSKNGSVQISDKPSTSKSTGRKTANVGMQRRKGTPTPSETPIRRKSVGGESSRKRISLSLNKVDQKSSAS from the exons atgccCCCCAAGAAGCGTGATAAAGATCTCGACTCTACGAAGAATCCAAGAATCGATCACATTCAGGCAGATCATGAATTGTTCCTGCAAGCATTTGAAA AACCCACCCAAATTTATAGGTACTTACGAACAAGAAATATGTGTTCT ccaatttttttgaatcgAACCCTCACTTACATGCGGTACAGGATGTCGAGGAGCCACAAATCCCGGCAGAACTTCAAGGTGGACTCTCTGCTCGATAAAATAAGTTCCAAACAAGACCATTCCACGATTCAACCAGGTTTTATTAACATAACATTCTTAGGATTCTCTGATAAAAATCTTGACAATAGTGCTCAAACTGCTCAGGTTGAAACGGTACTCTTAAAAATCAGCCACAAAAAACGTAAAGATAGCTCAGCTCCCAGCATGCAGATATCCCTTGGAACTGCAGAGATCCCTGTCAATCCTAACGAACAACAACTGCCGCAAACAGCTCCCACCATCAGCATTTCGACTGATTCCTTCAACCCGTCGAACGGTCCCTTGGCGAAATCCTACATATTCCTATTCCGCGTCAAAATTCTTCCAGAGAAGTCGAACTCCGAGGAAGACGAGCCGGCattaaaaaaacgaaaatcaAACGGTAACGCTCTCGACGCCGTCAACGAAAAGATCTACGGGGCCGAGCTCACAGTTTACGACAAGTACAATCGATGCTACTTGGCTGACGGCGATTACGACGTGGTCCTTCAAGATTTTACCTCGCTCACCAGATCTTCCCCGAAAAAGCACTCGAGCTGGGAGAACGGCGGCGACATAATAGAGACCTGCGGCAACATCAACCTGATGATGAGAGGGGGCGCGATGTTGAAATTCAAACTGAACTGGTCTCCGGAAGCTTGCGCTCGAGTCGTCGACCGACCAAAGCTGTATCCCCTTAGCGAAAACAAGGAAAATATTCCTCTAGTGAATAGCAGCGACAATAAGGAGAAACTGCAGATAGTGTATCAGTTCGTGTACAACAATAACTCGCGGCAGCAGACCGAGGCCTGCGAGGACCTGCACTGTCCGTGGTGCAGCATCAATTCCGATCAGTTGTACACTTTGCTCAAACACCTAAAGTTGTGTCATTCACGGTTCACTTTCACATACGTGCCGATATCTGTGGGTGCGAGGATCGACGTCGCCATCAACGAGCTGTACGACGGGTCGTACACGGGGTCCCCGCACGACCTCATCTCCCAGCCCAGCGTGTGCGCATTCTCGCGGAACGGTCCCATCCGCAGGGCTTCCGTCACCCACATCTTGGTGTGCCATCCGAAACGTGCCAAACCGAGCCTGTCAGAGTTCCTCGAGCTGGACGACTGCGAGTACGACGGCCAGAGGCCCTTCATCACGGGCCACAACCGCCTGTACCACCACACCACCACCTGCCTGCCCATTTACCCCAAAGAGATGGACGTGGACTCGGAGGGCGAGAACGACCCCGAGTGGCTGCGCAACAAGACGATGATGATGATCGACGAGTTCACCGACGTCAACGAAGGCGAGAAGGAGCTGATGAAGATGTGGAACCTGCACGTGATGCGCTACGGCTTCGTCGGCGACTGCCAGATACCGCTCGCCTGTCAGATGTTCGTCCAGCACAAGGGCAAGGAGCTGCTACTTAAGAACTTGTACAAAAATTTCGTTTTGCACATGGGCAGCCTGTTCGACTTCGGACTGGTCAGCGCCGTCTGCCTCTACACCACCATCCAGAAGCTGCAAGAGATGGTGGCAGAGACGGGGGCCATACGCAACGTCCTGAAGGAATCTCGCGAAGCGCAAATTGACAACTGGTCGAAAAATGGAAGTGTTCAAATTAGTGATAAACCAAGTACAAGTAAAAGTACGGGCAGGAAAACCGCCAACGTGGGCATGCAGAGGAGGAAAGGAACGCCGACTCCCTCAGAAACCCCCATCAGGAGGAAATCGGTCGGGGGGGAGTCGAGCAGGAAACGCATATCCTTGTCCTTAAACAAAGTTGACCAAAAAAGTAGCGCCAGCTAG
- the LOC138125567 gene encoding uncharacterized protein: MNNNKQNSKNVEEIKHIFLGLSRELVKSGFSTKELQNACLESNCSKYTSSSLFIIFLVLALLAAATYEYGLIASAVNYFLGIRCIVPNNYFVWEATRPVSDCCFCTNITKPIILGNVTREEFAPFAYSSKPIVIKQAFLHWPAMKYFNFNFFKELYSSISDSYKSVDEECQFLHFKSNFISIRDVFEMSEARINNKPGEESWYVGWGNCHPQILSEMRRYYPKPHFLPESCEIPSKEYVFMGYDDGATMHLDFINRLMWQAQLKGSKTWHLLPPPECEDVCSQLSFLVEPGDAVLVDTRVWYHGTIITPGEFSLSVQSEYG, encoded by the exons atgaataacaataaacaaaacagTAAAAATGTTGAAGAAATTAAGCACATATTCCTTGGTCTAAGCAGAGAACTCGTAAAGTCTGGATTTAGTACAAAAGAACTGCAAAATGCTTGCCTAGAatcaaattgttcaaaatataCAAGTTcaagtttatttataatatttttagtgTTAGCATTGTTAGCAGCAGCTACATATGAATATGGATTAATTGCAAGTGCTGTCAATTACTTCCTGGGGATAAGATGCATTGTCCCTAACAATTACTTTGTCTGGGAAGCAACTAGACCTGTCTCAGATTGCTGCTTCTGTACAAATATCACAAAACCAATAATATTGGGAAATGTAACACGGGAAGAGTTTGCTCCTTTTGCTTACAGTTCAAAACCTATAGTAATAAAACAAGCTTTCCTTCATTGGCCAGctatgaaatattttaatttcaacttttttaaagAACTGTATAGCAGCATATCTGATTCTTACAAAAGTGTGGATGAAGAGtgtcaatttttacattttaaatcaaattttatatcaattcgAGATGTTTTTGAGATGAGTGAAGCTCGAATAAACAATAAACCTGGGGAAGAATCTTGGTACGTAGGGTG GGGTAATTGTCATCCTCAAATACTCTCTGAAATGAGAAGATATTATCCTAAGCCACATTTTTTACCTGAATCTTGTGAGATTCCATCAAAAGAGTATGTTTTTATGGGTTATGATGATGGTGCAACAATGCAT cTGGACTTCATCAACCGATTAATGTGGCAAGCTCAATTGAAAGGTTCAAAAACTTGGCATCTCTTGCCACCTCCAGAATGTGAAGATGTTTGCTCACAGTTGAGTTTTCTAGTTGAACCTGGAGATGCAG TTCTGGTAGATACAAGGGTTTGGTATCATGGAACTATTATAACTCCTGGAGAATTCAGCCTTTCTGTGCAGTCAGAATATGGATAA
- the EMC8-9 gene encoding ER membrane protein complex subunit 8/9 homolog, with product MSEITFSARAYCKIILHAAKYPHCSINGVLLSKSSTTKGKEIEFVDAVPLFHIALNLTPMAEIALMQIDELASQNGLVISGYYTALENVRDCSFEKANHRISDKLTSNYPSSCLVVVDNSKLGIQMDNVALKVAQFVDGSYKLSDTNRICLKPDTTLDICSQLLEKNGHNLIVDFDNHLDNISLDWMNPELNEEVDNLVAIYN from the exons ATGTCTGAAATAACGTTTTCAGCTAGAGCATATTGTAAAATTATCTTACATGCAGCAAAATACCCCCATTGTTCTATCAACGGAGTGTTATTGTCAAAATCGTCGACGACGAAGGGCAAGGAAATTGAATTTGTGGATGCTGTTCCCCTGTTCCACATTGCTCTTAATTTAACTCCTATGGCAGAAATAGCATTGATGCAG ATTGACGAACTAGCTTCACAAAATGGTTTAGTAATCTCCGGATACTACACAGCTTTAGAAAATGTAAGAGATTGTTCTTTTGAAAAAGCAAACCACCGAATATCTGATAAATTAACGTCTAATTATCCATCATCATGTTTGGTTgtg GTTGATAATAGTAAATTGGGAATTCAAATGGATAATGTTGCATTAAAAGTGGCACAGTTTGTAGATGGTAGTTACAAACTGTCAGATACAAATCGTATTTGTTTAAAACCAGATACAACTTTAGATATATGTTCACAGCTCTTAGAGAAAAATGGGCACAATTTAATTGTTGATTTTGATAATCATCTAGATAATATCAGTTTAGACTGGATGAACCCTGAACTCAATGAGGAAGTAGACAATTTGGTAGCCATATATAACTGA
- the LOC138125585 gene encoding ubiquitin domain-containing protein UBFD1-like isoform X2, whose amino-acid sequence MECVASENDSKISNISEENRTKDDSDKLNEPSECKIPKTDVSETKSNEETSEVIEVKVVYNKKKYDVSAPSNTSIADFKKQLQGLLGIPDSMQKLMYKGLLQDSQTLSSSGITKGSKIMLVGSTLNDVLAVSSVSKQDVAEMEKTTTVKEPLCKQKIHRKVLDKGVPEDAMPGIKNLKEGLPPLPLSGMLNKHGGKVRLTFKLESDQLWLSTKERTEKLPMGSIKSIVSESIEGHEEYHILGLQLGPTEASRYWIYWVPAQYVDAIKDAVLGKWQYF is encoded by the exons ATGGAGTGTGTAG CTAGTGAAAATGACagtaaaatttcaaacatttctGAAGAAAACCGAACCAAAGACGACAGTGATAAGTTAAATGAGCCTTCAGAATGTAAAATACCCAAAACTGACGTCAGCGAGACTAAATCAAATGAAGAAACAAGTGAAGTTATAGAAGTTAAAGTAgtctataataaaaaaaagtatgatgTTAGTGCGCCTTCAAACACCTCTATTGccgattttaaaaaacaactacAGGGTCTCTTAG GAATCCCAGACTCGAtgcaaaaattaatgtacAAGGGGCTTTTGCAAGATAGTCAAACATTGTCCAGTTCAGGAATAACAAAAGGTTCTAAAATAATGTTAGTAGGTTCCACTCTGAACGATGTTTTAGCTGTGTCCTCAGTTAGCAAACAA GATGTTGCAGAAATGGAAAAAACTACAACTGTGAAAGAACCATtgtgtaaacaaaaaattcaccGGAAAGTTCTAGATAAAGGTGTGCCTGAAGATGCCATGCCAGGAATTAAAAACTTGAAG GAAGGTTTACCTCCTTTGCCTTTGTCAGGTATGTTAAACAAGCATGGAGGAAAAGTTagactgacatttaaattagAAAGTGATCAGTTGTGGCTCAGTACAAAGGAGCGAACTGAAAAATTACCTATGGGATCAATTAAGAGTATAGTTTCAGAATCAATTGAAGGACATGAGGAATATCATATACTG GGTTTGCAATTAGGACCTACTGAAGCATCCAGATATTGGATATATTGGGTGCCTGCACAATATGTAGATGCAATTAAAGATGCAGTTTTAGGTAAATGGCAGTACTTTTGA
- the LOC138125585 gene encoding ubiquitin domain-containing protein UBFD1-like isoform X1, with product MKRVFSSENDSKISNISEENRTKDDSDKLNEPSECKIPKTDVSETKSNEETSEVIEVKVVYNKKKYDVSAPSNTSIADFKKQLQGLLGIPDSMQKLMYKGLLQDSQTLSSSGITKGSKIMLVGSTLNDVLAVSSVSKQDVAEMEKTTTVKEPLCKQKIHRKVLDKGVPEDAMPGIKNLKEGLPPLPLSGMLNKHGGKVRLTFKLESDQLWLSTKERTEKLPMGSIKSIVSESIEGHEEYHILGLQLGPTEASRYWIYWVPAQYVDAIKDAVLGKWQYF from the exons ATGAAACGTGTTTTTT CTAGTGAAAATGACagtaaaatttcaaacatttctGAAGAAAACCGAACCAAAGACGACAGTGATAAGTTAAATGAGCCTTCAGAATGTAAAATACCCAAAACTGACGTCAGCGAGACTAAATCAAATGAAGAAACAAGTGAAGTTATAGAAGTTAAAGTAgtctataataaaaaaaagtatgatgTTAGTGCGCCTTCAAACACCTCTATTGccgattttaaaaaacaactacAGGGTCTCTTAG GAATCCCAGACTCGAtgcaaaaattaatgtacAAGGGGCTTTTGCAAGATAGTCAAACATTGTCCAGTTCAGGAATAACAAAAGGTTCTAAAATAATGTTAGTAGGTTCCACTCTGAACGATGTTTTAGCTGTGTCCTCAGTTAGCAAACAA GATGTTGCAGAAATGGAAAAAACTACAACTGTGAAAGAACCATtgtgtaaacaaaaaattcaccGGAAAGTTCTAGATAAAGGTGTGCCTGAAGATGCCATGCCAGGAATTAAAAACTTGAAG GAAGGTTTACCTCCTTTGCCTTTGTCAGGTATGTTAAACAAGCATGGAGGAAAAGTTagactgacatttaaattagAAAGTGATCAGTTGTGGCTCAGTACAAAGGAGCGAACTGAAAAATTACCTATGGGATCAATTAAGAGTATAGTTTCAGAATCAATTGAAGGACATGAGGAATATCATATACTG GGTTTGCAATTAGGACCTACTGAAGCATCCAGATATTGGATATATTGGGTGCCTGCACAATATGTAGATGCAATTAAAGATGCAGTTTTAGGTAAATGGCAGTACTTTTGA
- the LOC138125579 gene encoding methyltransferase-like protein 22, which yields MDDEVSSELYGEYNYQSSAKPMINRNNVVSKFKFKYPPPPPKVDADGDLIVSRKASAEKFGVIEIEHSKSTVLDLVGLQVWRGALLLADWLLYNSRNFKEDRYVLELGSGVGLSSIVAGMFVPVFCTDINKGGLLKLIKGNILRNAHLSKHPINVLELDFTWQVLPREIVAVLEKTPVVIAADVVYDDVITEAFVRTVGHLLSKPPKRSVYVALEKRFVFTIADCDAVAPCYEYFVECMQKLENISMEEVPLNFPQYFHYERVKELVLWKISSNFEEEN from the exons ATGGACGATGAAGTGTCGTCAGAATTATATGGAGAATACAACTATCAGTCTTCCGCAAAACCTATGATAAATAGAAACA atgtagtgtcaaaatttaaatttaaatatccaCCGCCCCCACCAAAAGTCGATGCGGATGGGGACTTGATAGTTTCAAGAAAGGCGTCTGCCGAAAAATTTGGCGTGATAGAAATCG aaCACAGTAAGAGTACGGTGTTAGACTTGGTCGGGTTACAAGTATGGAGAGGTGCGCTTTTGCTCGCAGACTGGTTGTTATACAACTCAAGAAATTTCAAAGAAGATCGTTACGTGTTAGAACTGGGATCGGGGGTCGGTCTGAGTAGCATAGTTGCAGGGATGTTCGTCCCTGTCTTCTGCACGG ATATAAACAAGGGTGGGTTGCTGAAACTGATCAAGGGCAACATATTGAGAAACGCCCACTTGAGCAAACACCCAATCAACGTCTTGGAACTGGACTTCACGTGGCAAGTGCTTCCCCGAGAAATCGTCGCGGTGTTGGAGAAGACGCCAGTGGTAATAGCGGCCGACG TCGTGTACGACGACGTTATTACGGAAGCCTTCGTGAGGACGGTCGGCCATCTTCTGTCCAAGCCGCCGAAGAGGTCTGTGTATGTTGCGTTGGAaaaacgtttcgtttttacaaTTGCAGACTGCGACGCCGTTGCACCCTGTTACGAGTATTTCGTAGAGTGTATGCAGAAACTCGAAAATATCAGTATGGAGGAAGTTCCGTTAAACTTTCCACAGTATTTTCACTACGAGAGAGTCAAGGAGCTGGTCTTGTGGAAGATAAGTTCAAACTtcgaagaagaaaattaa
- the Pdi gene encoding protein disulfide-isomerase has translation MNLISAFCLIATATSLAHASEEIKVDDGVLVLTKANFKEAVTDNEFLLVEFYAPWCGHCKALAPEFAKAAKTLAEQESTIKLAKVDATEETELAEEHQVRGYPTLKFFRNGIPMDYNGGRQADDIVSWLSKKTGPPAKELKTVEEAKEFIDASNVAVIGFFKDQTSDKAKAFLAVAANNDDQPFGVTSDDSVFKEHEAECGSIVLFKKFDEGKVLFDGEATEQNIKKFVAGNSLPLIVEFNHETAQKIFGGDIKSHLLLFLNKGEDHFEKVAEAARAVAKPFKEQVLFVTIDAGEEDHQRILEFFGMKKEEVPAARLIKLEEDMAKYKPESNDLTSESIKTFVEDFLAGKLKQHLLSQDLPDDWDKEAVKVLVASNFDSVVFDADKDVLVEFYAPWCGHCKQLVPIYDKVGEHFKENKNVVIAKIDATANELEHTKITSFPTLKLYPKGDNNVIEYNGPRTFEGLTKFIESGGVDGAGVEEPVEEETEDDDSPRKDEL, from the exons ATGAATCTTATTTCGGCTTTTTGTTTAATTGCAACCGCCACATCTTTGGCGCACGCTAGTGAAGAAATTAAAGTCGACGATGGTGTTTTAGTGCTGACTAAAGCCAATTTCAAAGAAGCCGTCACCGACAACGAATTCCTTCTCGTCGAATTCT atgCACCATGGTGTGGTCATTGCAAAGCATTGGCTCCGGAATTCGCCAAAGCTGCAAAAACTCTCGCCGAGCAAGAGTCCACCATAAAACTGGCCAAAGTTGACGCCACCGAAGAAACGGAACTCGCTGAAGAGCACCAAGTTAGAGGATATCCCACGCTTAAATTCTTCAGGAATGGAATCCCCATGGACTACAACG GTGGAAGACAAGCTGACGATATCGTGTCGTGGCTTTCGAAGAAGACAGGACCGCCAGCGAAAGAACTTAAAACCGTGGAAGAAGCCAAAGAATTCATCGACGCAAGCAACGTTGCCGTCATTGGTTTCTTCAAGGATCAGACATCCGATAAGGCCAAAGCGTTCTTGGCAGTTGCAGCGAACAACGATGACCAACCGTTCGGAGTCACCTCCGATGATAGTGTTTTCAAAGAACACGAAGCCGAATGTGGATCCATCGTTTTGTTCAAGAAG TTTGATGAAGGAAAAGTGTTGTTTGATGGAGAAGCGACAGAACAGAACATCAAGAAATTCGTCGCCGGTAACTCTCTACCGCTCATCGTCGAATTCAACCACGAGACCGCACAGAAAATCTTCGGCGGAGACATCAAGAGTCACCTCCTGCTTTTCTTGAACAAGGGCGAGGACCACTTCGAAAAGGTAGCAGAAGCCGCCAGAGCCGTTGCCAAGCCATTCAAGGAACAAGTTTTGTTCGTCACGATCGACGCGGGCGAAGAAGACCATCAAAGAATCTTGGAATTCTTCGGaatgaagaaagaagaagTACCCGCCGCTCGCCTCATCAAACTCGAAGAAGACATGGCCAAGTACAAGCCCGAGAGTAACGATTTGACTTCCGAAAGTATCAAGACCTTCGTCGAAGATTTCCTCGCCGGCAAACTCAAACAGCATTTGCTCAGTCAAGATCTTCCAGACGATTGGGACAAGGAAGCCGTCAAAGTTTTAGTAGCCAGCAATTTCGACAGTGTTGTATTTGACGCCGACAAAGATGTGTTGGTCGAATTTTACGCTCCTTGGTGTGGACATTGCAAACAACTGGTTCCAATTTACGACAAAGTCGGAGAGCACttcaaagaaaataagaacGTGGTCATTGCTAAAATTGACGCCACCGCCAACGAACTGGAACACACTAAAATTACGAGCTTCCCCACATTGAAACTCTATCCCAAAGGTGATAATAACGTTATTGAATACAACGGTCCAAGAACATTCGAAGGTTTGACTAAATTTATCGAGTCTGGTGGTGTTGACGGTGCCGGCGTTGAAGAACCCGTCGAGGAAGAGACAGAAGATGATGACTCTCCTAGGAAAgatgaattataa
- the LOC138125605 gene encoding uncharacterized protein gives MSGNRSKKNGKKNKFLNIPEVLQVKSVKLETSRASKDGKANAKSEDNLRKGRKSNILKSQLDYEDEANEGAAELETCLVQKFKTLALNNEGEINVPSTSLLKTSVEEPCADLKKVSNITDDELPLVMEYCPEVGDDAAEKMDDQYACTYKYYAKNTKSIKFTNQVTVLYFNGEDILCESMEPLKKEQDQQLRNKEMRKEHLMSKGPIDNLYLF, from the exons atgtctgGTAACAGAAGCAAGAAGAAtggtaaaaaaaacaaatttttaaatattcctg AAGTACTTCAAGTTAAATCAGTAAAATTAGAAACTAGCAGAGCCAGTAAGGACGGAAAGGCCAACGCAAAGTCCGAAGATAATTTGCGAAAAGGCCGGAAAtcgaacattttaaaaagtcaGCTCGACTACGAAGACGAAGCGAACGAGGGCGCGGCGGAG CTAGAAACCTGCCtcgtacaaaaatttaagacgTTAGCGTTAAATAACGAAGGCGAAATCAATGTGCCCAGTACCAGTTTATTGAAGACTAGTGTAGAGGAACCCTGTGCGGAT TTAAAGAAAGTTAGTAACATTACGGACGATGAGTTGCCTTTAGTTATGGAGTACTGTCCGGAGGTGGGCGATGACGCCGCCGAAAAGATGGACGACCAGTACGCCTGTACCTACAAATATTAcgcaaaaaatacaaaatctattaaGTTTACGAATCAGGTCACGGTTCTCTATTTTAACGGGGAGGACATTCTAT GTGAGTCCATGGAACCCCTTAAAAAGGAACAGGACCAGCAGTTACGAAATAAAGAAATGAGAAAAGAACACCTAATGAGCAAAGGACCAATcgataatttatatttattttaa